The Brasilonema sennae CENA114 genome includes a region encoding these proteins:
- the devC gene encoding ABC transporter permease DevC: MIGLITQQIQQLRGRTPLGWLQLSHEKGRFLVALAGIAFADVLMFMQLGFQSALFNSNTRLHTAMQADIFLVSPQGRNLAYLTTFPRRRLFQAMDIPGVKSAEGMYLGFLDWKNPETLKKSGVLVIGINPNKPTFDLPDVNRQLNVLKLPDTVLFDRGSQGDYAKIIAQIEQGKSVTTEIERRTLNVSGLFKVGASFIADGSLITSDQNFLRLFPRQQANSVNLGLIQLQPGSDPQKVSNILKSYLGSSQDVKVFTKEEFVQFEKDYWQKSTPIGFIFSLGAAMGFTVGVIIVYQVLSTDVNAHMKEYATFKAMGYRNAYLLGVVFEEAIIMAVLGFLPGISVSLGLYALTRNATNLPVLMTIARAIQVQMLTIIMCMISGAIATRKVQSADPADMF; encoded by the coding sequence GTGATTGGACTGATAACCCAGCAAATTCAGCAACTAAGGGGGCGAACACCACTAGGATGGCTGCAACTGAGTCACGAAAAAGGGCGCTTTTTAGTAGCATTAGCAGGAATTGCCTTCGCTGATGTTCTCATGTTCATGCAACTGGGGTTTCAAAGTGCCCTGTTTAACAGTAACACCAGACTGCATACTGCCATGCAGGCAGACATTTTTTTAGTCAGTCCCCAAGGACGTAACCTGGCATATTTGACGACATTTCCTCGACGGCGATTATTCCAAGCGATGGATATACCAGGAGTAAAGTCAGCGGAGGGAATGTATCTTGGCTTTCTTGATTGGAAGAATCCGGAAACGCTTAAGAAAAGTGGAGTGCTTGTAATAGGAATTAATCCTAATAAGCCAACCTTTGATTTACCGGATGTTAACCGTCAATTAAATGTTCTCAAGCTACCGGATACAGTTTTATTTGACCGTGGTTCTCAAGGAGATTACGCCAAGATCATAGCCCAAATCGAGCAAGGGAAATCTGTTACCACCGAAATAGAACGGCGGACACTCAATGTTAGTGGCTTATTTAAAGTCGGGGCTTCCTTTATTGCTGATGGTAGTTTGATAACCAGCGACCAGAACTTTTTGCGACTCTTTCCTAGACAACAAGCAAACAGCGTGAATCTAGGTTTGATTCAGCTACAACCAGGTTCTGACCCACAGAAAGTATCAAATATTTTGAAATCTTATCTGGGGAGTAGTCAGGATGTCAAAGTCTTCACAAAAGAGGAATTTGTTCAATTTGAGAAAGACTACTGGCAAAAAAGTACTCCCATCGGCTTTATCTTTAGCTTGGGTGCAGCAATGGGGTTCACGGTAGGGGTGATTATCGTATATCAAGTCCTTTCTACCGATGTGAATGCACATATGAAAGAATACGCCACTTTCAAAGCAATGGGGTATCGCAACGCTTACTTGCTAGGAGTGGTGTTTGAAGAAGCAATCATTATGGCAGTATTAGGTTTTCTACCTGGCATCAGTGTATCCCTGGGACTATATGCTCTTACTCGCAACGCTACCAACTTACCAGTGTTGATGACAATAGCACGAGCCATTCAGGTACAGATGCTAACTATAATCATGTGTATGATATCTGGGGCGATCGCCACTCGTAAAGTCCAATCTGCTGATCCCGCTGATATGTTCTAA
- a CDS encoding pentapeptide repeat-containing protein: MSRDALVVAINTYSYERLTALTAPAQDAEAIATLLQDYGEFNVKRLPGVKDKQNNTIRVGQKTQVTLTQLEEAIVQLFKPEGKNIPDTALLYFSGHGLRKNKGIQEGFLATSDVNPDLGNWGIRLKWLRELLQESPIRQQIIWLDCCYSGELLNFAEADPGDRGKGRDRCFIAASREFEVAYETISSNHSVLTDALLQALDPKRNSGTWVTNYTLISILNQRLQAFPQRPLFANSGGAINLTRIWKAPNIESSHSVVTSICPYRGLQYFDCTPEDAQYFYGRQAFTDQLIEKVRAGNFLAVLGASGSGKSSVVRAGLLYQLKSGRRLSGSETWQIKIFQPGEHPLQSLALAFVDSELSGIDRASQLAKAEELIAKNAEGLKYLIDTADSKRVLLVVDQFEEVFTLCKDTERQQFFECLLGALEKTGDKLCLVLTMRADFFGKCAEQEYSGLAQQIQQNLVTVTPMNSEELRQAIVEPAKQVNLEVEPELVNQILADVEGSPGSLPLLQYTLKEICQQREDEKLTLSTYTRLGGVKGTLQKRANQVYESLSTEEQVTAKQIFLELTQLGEGTEDTRRRVLQRDLVTSQRSPTLVEEVIQKLADAKLVVTSTLIEKGANSGKVAVVDVAHEALIRHWSLLRAWLDENRDKLRQKRKIETAAIEWRERGKAKDYLLQGKPLKEARAFQQEQVGNLTLSDLAQDFIQRSLRHKRNNRFKFVGLGLIIPLSLAIYLGVVIAREIKINQLRATIDAAEGRPNSPARIQALQEMVNLGVSLANINLSGANLSGANLNRADLSRANLINANLSDANLINANLSDVNLINANLIGANLIGANLSRADLRGASLSSANLIGANLIGADLGGANLIVANLIGADLSVANLIGANLSVADLRGADLRGADLRGANLSVANLNDANLSVANLIRADLRGADLNDANLNDANLSAKNLTPEQVKLAKNWEKPKYDDEFRTKLGLPPQK, translated from the coding sequence ATGAGCCGAGACGCTTTGGTAGTTGCAATTAATACTTATAGTTATGAGCGTTTAACTGCTTTGACAGCACCTGCACAAGATGCGGAGGCGATTGCCACTCTCTTACAAGATTACGGCGAATTTAACGTCAAACGCCTACCTGGTGTTAAGGATAAGCAGAATAACACAATTCGCGTTGGTCAGAAAACCCAAGTTACATTAACTCAACTCGAAGAAGCGATCGTCCAACTATTTAAGCCAGAAGGCAAAAATATTCCAGATACTGCGCTGCTATATTTTTCTGGTCATGGATTGCGTAAAAATAAAGGAATTCAGGAAGGCTTTCTCGCTACCAGCGATGTCAACCCAGATTTGGGAAACTGGGGAATTCGCTTGAAATGGCTGCGCGAACTACTGCAAGAAAGTCCAATCAGACAGCAGATTATCTGGTTGGATTGCTGTTACAGTGGTGAGTTGCTGAATTTTGCCGAAGCCGATCCGGGGGATAGGGGAAAAGGAAGAGATAGGTGTTTTATCGCTGCATCAAGAGAGTTTGAGGTTGCTTATGAGACGATTAGTAGCAATCATAGTGTGCTGACAGACGCTTTACTGCAAGCACTTGACCCCAAACGCAATTCCGGCACGTGGGTGACAAATTACACTCTCATTTCTATTCTCAATCAACGTTTACAAGCATTCCCCCAGCGTCCCTTGTTTGCTAATTCCGGTGGTGCAATTAACCTAACACGCATTTGGAAAGCGCCAAATATTGAGTCTAGTCATTCAGTTGTCACGAGTATTTGCCCTTATCGGGGGTTGCAATACTTTGATTGCACTCCAGAAGATGCTCAGTATTTTTACGGTAGACAAGCGTTCACAGACCAACTCATAGAAAAAGTGCGAGCAGGGAATTTCCTGGCAGTGCTGGGAGCATCTGGCAGTGGCAAGTCAAGTGTCGTTAGGGCAGGATTACTTTATCAGTTGAAGTCGGGGCGGCGGTTGTCAGGCAGTGAGACTTGGCAAATCAAGATTTTTCAACCAGGTGAGCATCCACTGCAAAGTTTAGCACTTGCCTTTGTGGATTCGGAGTTATCAGGGATTGATCGGGCATCCCAGTTAGCAAAAGCAGAGGAATTGATTGCCAAGAACGCTGAGGGGTTAAAATATTTGATTGACACTGCGGACAGCAAGCGAGTGCTGCTGGTAGTCGATCAATTTGAGGAAGTTTTTACCCTGTGCAAAGACACAGAACGACAGCAGTTTTTTGAGTGCCTGTTGGGTGCTTTGGAGAAGACAGGCGATAAACTCTGTTTGGTGCTGACGATGCGAGCAGATTTTTTTGGCAAGTGCGCCGAGCAAGAGTATAGCGGACTGGCACAGCAGATTCAGCAAAATTTGGTGACAGTCACGCCCATGAACTCAGAAGAGTTGAGACAGGCAATTGTCGAACCTGCTAAACAGGTAAATTTGGAAGTTGAGCCAGAACTCGTTAACCAAATTCTTGCTGATGTGGAAGGTTCACCAGGAAGCTTGCCGTTGTTGCAATACACACTCAAAGAAATTTGTCAACAACGAGAAGACGAAAAATTAACGCTCTCCACATATACGCGGCTAGGTGGAGTCAAGGGAACGCTGCAAAAACGTGCGAATCAGGTTTATGAGTCTTTATCAACTGAGGAGCAAGTGACAGCAAAGCAGATTTTTCTGGAACTGACACAGCTAGGAGAAGGAACAGAAGATACTCGCAGGCGGGTTTTACAACGAGATTTAGTCACATCGCAGCGATCGCCGACTTTAGTGGAGGAGGTGATTCAAAAGTTAGCTGATGCAAAGTTAGTTGTCACCAGCACCTTAATTGAGAAAGGGGCGAACTCCGGTAAGGTTGCGGTGGTTGATGTTGCCCATGAAGCACTGATTCGCCATTGGTCGCTGTTACGAGCATGGCTCGATGAGAACCGAGACAAACTCAGACAAAAACGCAAAATTGAGACGGCGGCTATTGAGTGGCGAGAGAGGGGAAAGGCGAAGGATTATTTACTGCAGGGAAAACCATTGAAGGAGGCAAGGGCATTTCAGCAAGAGCAAGTTGGAAACTTGACGTTATCGGATTTAGCTCAAGATTTTATTCAGCGAAGCTTGAGACATAAACGGAATAATCGATTCAAGTTTGTTGGACTGGGTTTGATTATTCCCCTGAGTTTAGCTATTTACCTGGGAGTTGTGATTGCAAGAGAGATAAAGATAAACCAACTTCGGGCAACCATCGATGCTGCTGAGGGACGCCCCAATAGTCCGGCAAGAATCCAGGCACTTCAAGAAATGGTAAACCTTGGTGTCTCCCTAGCCAATATCAACCTCAGCGGTGCCAACCTCAGCGGTGCCAACCTCAACCGTGCCGACCTCAGCCGTGCCAACCTCATCAATGCCAACCTCAGCGATGCCAACCTCATCAATGCCAACCTCAGCGATGTCAACCTCATCAATGCCAACCTCATTGGTGCCAACCTCATTGGTGCCAACCTCAGCCGTGCCGACCTCAGGGGTGCCAGCCTCAGCAGTGCCAACCTCATCGGTGCCAACCTCATCGGTGCCGATCTCGGGGGTGCCAACCTCATCGTTGCCAACCTCATCGGTGCCGATCTCAGCGTTGCCAACCTCATCGGTGCCAACCTCAGCGTTGCCGACCTCAGGGGTGCCGACCTCAGGGGTGCCGACCTCAGGGGTGCCAACCTCAGCGTTGCCAACCTCAACGATGCCAACCTCAGCGTTGCCAACCTCATCCGTGCCGACCTCAGGGGTGCCGACCTCAACGATGCCAACCTCAACGATGCCAACCTCAGTGCCAAAAACCTGACTCCTGAACAAGTTAAACTTGCCAAGAATTGGGAAAAGCCGAAATACGATGATGAGTTTCGTACCAAGCTGGGTTTGCCACCGCAGAAGTAG
- a CDS encoding CU044_2847 family protein, whose amino-acid sequence MTKLTPIQLDDNTIIYIEATDDVNVPLVIAEEPAEEEEEALIDKGISPEAVRKQIVQNFQIIHTTIRAYTVCSLNAFKQLPIPGVNKVTLEFGIELGGEAGIPYVTKGTAKSNLKVTVECSFPKEIT is encoded by the coding sequence ATGACTAAACTTACACCCATCCAGTTAGATGACAACACGATTATTTATATTGAAGCCACAGACGACGTGAACGTTCCCTTAGTTATCGCTGAAGAACCCGCAGAGGAAGAGGAAGAAGCACTGATTGACAAGGGAATCAGTCCGGAAGCTGTGCGCAAGCAAATTGTGCAAAATTTTCAGATCATTCATACCACGATTCGTGCTTACACGGTTTGTAGCCTGAATGCATTTAAGCAACTTCCCATCCCAGGAGTCAACAAAGTGACTTTAGAGTTTGGTATCGAATTGGGTGGAGAAGCAGGCATACCTTATGTGACAAAAGGGACTGCTAAAAGTAACTTGAAGGTTACCGTTGAGTGTTCATTTCCCAAGGAAATAACATAA
- a CDS encoding biotin/lipoyl-binding protein, which yields MLEHSNLEGSSELKPTFRLPILLIILAIITSGGISVYTVQRFQNEAKAAKQQAVPVVQVTTVTALGRLEPNGEIIKLSAPASAEGSRVEQLLVREGTKVKQGQLVAILDSRDRLSAAVAEAQEQVRVAQANLAQTKAGAKKGEIDAQKAAIARLQAQQDTEVLAQQATIARLEAEKNTQIEAQKATIAELQAQLNNALAEYRRYQTLYQQGAISTSFQDTKRLSLTTAQQKIVEAQANLKRIDSSGEQQLAEARANLKRIQTSRDQELLEARATLAKIAEVRSVDVAAAQAQINQAIAAVKKAEANLRQAFVRSPQEGEVFKIHSRPGELVSNDGIVEMGQNAQMYAVAEVYQSDINKVRLGQRVRLLSDSVAGELSGIVDRIDSQVLRQNVINSDPTSNIDSRIVEVHVRLDQPSTLKAAKFSNLQVKAVISL from the coding sequence ATGCTTGAACACTCGAACCTAGAGGGTTCATCTGAGCTAAAACCTACATTTCGTCTACCAATTCTATTAATTATACTTGCAATTATAACATCAGGTGGTATCAGTGTTTATACAGTACAAAGATTTCAGAATGAGGCGAAAGCAGCAAAACAGCAAGCAGTACCTGTAGTACAAGTAACAACAGTAACAGCCCTAGGACGATTAGAGCCAAACGGAGAAATCATAAAACTTTCTGCACCAGCATCAGCAGAAGGAAGTCGGGTTGAACAGTTGCTTGTGCGGGAAGGAACTAAGGTGAAGCAAGGGCAGCTGGTTGCGATTTTGGATAGTCGCGATCGCCTCAGTGCAGCAGTAGCAGAAGCACAAGAACAGGTACGAGTCGCCCAAGCAAATCTTGCCCAAACCAAAGCGGGTGCCAAAAAGGGTGAAATAGACGCGCAAAAAGCAGCGATCGCTCGCCTGCAAGCACAACAAGACACAGAAGTTCTAGCACAACAAGCAACTATTGCCCGCTTAGAGGCAGAAAAGAACACGCAAATCGAGGCACAAAAAGCAACCATTGCTGAATTGCAGGCACAGCTAAACAATGCCTTGGCAGAATACCGACGCTATCAAACACTTTATCAACAAGGGGCGATTTCTACCTCGTTCCAGGATACCAAGCGCTTGAGTTTGACTACAGCGCAGCAAAAAATAGTAGAAGCACAAGCAAACCTCAAGCGCATCGATTCATCCGGAGAACAACAACTGGCAGAAGCACGAGCAAACCTCAAACGGATTCAGACATCTCGCGATCAAGAACTACTCGAAGCTAGAGCAACCTTAGCTAAAATTGCAGAAGTCCGCTCTGTGGATGTAGCAGCAGCACAGGCACAAATAAATCAAGCCATAGCGGCTGTCAAAAAAGCAGAGGCAAATCTAAGACAGGCTTTTGTGCGATCGCCCCAAGAAGGAGAAGTCTTCAAAATTCATAGCCGTCCTGGAGAGTTAGTCTCTAATGACGGTATTGTCGAGATGGGGCAAAACGCTCAGATGTACGCAGTTGCAGAAGTTTACCAAAGTGACATCAATAAAGTACGTTTGGGGCAACGAGTACGGCTACTCAGTGATTCTGTAGCGGGTGAATTGTCAGGGATTGTAGATCGGATTGATTCGCAAGTTCTACGGCAAAACGTGATCAACAGTGATCCCACAAGCAATATTGACTCCAGAATCGTGGAAGTGCACGTAAGACTTGATCAGCCATCCACCCTCAAAGCTGCTAAATTCTCGAATTTGCAAGTCAAGGCGGTGATTTCACTGTGA
- a CDS encoding response regulator transcription factor, whose protein sequence is MPRILVIDDDAAISELVAVNLEMAGYDVSQAEDGIKGQALALQLQPDLIMLDLMLPRVNGFTVCQRLRRDERTAEIPVLMLTALSQTQDKVEGFNAGADDYLTKPFEVEEMLARVRALLRRTDRIPQAAKHSEILNYGPLTLVPERFEAIWFTQTVKLTHLEFELLHCLLQRHGQTVSPSEILREVWGYDPDDDIETIRVHIRHLRTKLEPDPRHPRYIKTVYGAGYCLELPSLPQSTEGASATSGVQ, encoded by the coding sequence ATGCCGAGGATTCTTGTCATAGACGATGATGCCGCAATTTCAGAACTCGTTGCCGTCAACTTAGAAATGGCTGGTTATGATGTCAGCCAAGCTGAAGATGGCATCAAAGGTCAGGCGCTTGCTCTCCAGCTACAGCCAGATTTGATTATGCTCGACTTGATGCTGCCTAGGGTAAATGGATTTACTGTTTGCCAACGCCTGCGGAGGGATGAGCGTACTGCCGAGATTCCCGTGTTGATGTTAACGGCTTTGAGCCAAACTCAGGATAAAGTCGAAGGCTTCAACGCTGGTGCAGATGATTATCTGACAAAACCCTTTGAGGTTGAAGAAATGTTGGCACGGGTGCGAGCACTCTTGCGACGTACGGATCGAATTCCTCAAGCTGCAAAGCACAGTGAGATTTTGAACTATGGACCGCTAACCTTGGTTCCAGAACGCTTTGAGGCGATATGGTTCACTCAGACCGTAAAATTGACTCACTTGGAGTTTGAACTTCTACACTGCTTGCTGCAACGCCACGGTCAGACAGTTTCTCCAAGTGAAATTCTTAGGGAAGTTTGGGGTTATGATCCAGATGATGATATAGAAACCATTCGCGTACACATCCGCCACCTGAGAACCAAACTAGAACCTGATCCCCGCCATCCCCGTTATATCAAAACGGTCTATGGTGCAGGTTACTGCTTAGAGTTGCCCAGTTTACCTCAGTCAACTGAAGGTGCTTCTGCAACATCAGGAGTTCAGTAA
- a CDS encoding YheT family hydrolase: protein MCYCSYSPPWFLQDGTVQTVYTALWASRDWERTTQNPEPPYEEKIFVGAKGVPIFGWVAIPDNAHGTIVATYGITGDLDNQWYLKLLGRKAYAQGYAVVLFDWRAHGKTALLSPTLTSDGLYEGEDFVRIAATAKAMGCPGKFWFMGYSLGGQLALWAVKAAVELVKEDADLGLEDSEIGGAAVICPSLDSRRSLSFLVKHPVGKYLEKSIARQLKKLAWQIHDAHPGTIEPEAIERANSIWGFDDELVIRRLGFPTVDAYYDASSALPLLPNLTKPTLIIYAEDDPFFEPVIIPEMQAACVSNSKIDLLLTRYGGHVGYISSKKCQRQAQDPDPWWAWNRILEWINQHTKSVNQPM from the coding sequence ATGTGTTACTGCTCTTACAGTCCACCGTGGTTTTTGCAAGACGGTACCGTCCAGACTGTCTACACCGCTTTGTGGGCTAGTCGTGATTGGGAACGTACAACACAAAATCCAGAGCCGCCTTATGAAGAAAAAATATTTGTGGGTGCCAAAGGGGTTCCTATCTTTGGCTGGGTAGCCATCCCTGACAATGCTCATGGCACTATTGTCGCCACTTACGGCATTACAGGCGATTTGGACAACCAATGGTACCTCAAGCTATTGGGACGTAAAGCATATGCTCAAGGGTATGCTGTAGTACTGTTTGATTGGCGTGCTCATGGTAAGACAGCTCTGTTGTCGCCAACGTTAACAAGTGACGGGTTGTACGAGGGAGAAGATTTTGTTCGCATCGCAGCAACTGCCAAAGCAATGGGATGCCCAGGAAAATTTTGGTTTATGGGGTATTCTCTGGGTGGACAATTAGCGCTATGGGCAGTTAAGGCTGCGGTGGAACTCGTCAAAGAAGATGCGGATTTAGGGCTAGAAGATAGCGAGATTGGAGGTGCTGCTGTCATTTGTCCAAGTTTGGATTCAAGGCGATCGCTTTCTTTTCTGGTCAAACATCCTGTGGGAAAATATTTAGAAAAATCGATCGCACGCCAGTTGAAGAAACTCGCATGGCAAATTCATGATGCTCATCCTGGAACTATTGAGCCTGAAGCGATTGAAAGAGCTAACAGTATCTGGGGTTTTGACGACGAACTCGTGATAAGGCGGTTGGGTTTTCCTACAGTAGATGCTTACTACGACGCAAGCAGCGCTTTACCACTTCTGCCAAACCTGACAAAACCGACTTTAATTATATACGCTGAAGACGATCCGTTTTTTGAGCCTGTTATTATACCAGAGATGCAAGCCGCTTGTGTTAGTAACTCAAAGATAGATTTGTTGCTGACTCGTTACGGTGGTCATGTAGGATATATCAGTAGTAAAAAGTGTCAGCGCCAAGCACAAGACCCCGATCCGTGGTGGGCGTGGAATAGAATTTTAGAGTGGATAAATCAGCACACAAAGAGTGTCAATCAGCCGATGTGA
- a CDS encoding choice-of-anchor K domain-containing protein, with product MKLSSVFAATLSTFAVTLITALGFPNQAQGLTILGNSSGIWGTPDPGSNTDPVFSGVGMNSFTWGRPHPDDFENNYGTPANQLTFTGNPFWADDVGSLFKVGDLEYYNGKVEESTSVDSVPLNLTLSFTNPGTFREVFNFGFQLVNTPNLGLNPEDDADIVYIKDNFSTRSFNFEGNEYQLNLIGFSQNGGNTPVNKFSVLEGDRTTAGIYARMTRITPAKQTPEPAGIVGLSVLGIYLVTHKKSLGVKKRIG from the coding sequence ATGAAACTAAGTTCAGTTTTTGCTGCTACTTTGTCTACTTTTGCTGTGACTTTGATCACAGCACTTGGTTTCCCCAATCAAGCTCAGGGTCTAACTATTTTAGGCAACTCGAGTGGTATCTGGGGAACACCTGATCCAGGGAGCAATACTGACCCGGTTTTTTCCGGTGTGGGAATGAATTCATTTACTTGGGGACGTCCTCATCCAGATGATTTTGAAAACAACTATGGAACTCCTGCAAATCAGCTAACCTTTACTGGAAATCCTTTTTGGGCAGACGATGTTGGTTCGCTGTTTAAGGTGGGCGATCTAGAGTACTACAATGGCAAGGTTGAGGAAAGCACGAGTGTTGATTCCGTGCCTTTAAATCTCACTCTATCATTCACTAATCCTGGTACTTTCAGGGAAGTTTTCAACTTCGGCTTTCAGCTAGTGAATACACCGAACTTAGGACTCAATCCTGAGGACGATGCAGATATTGTGTATATAAAGGACAACTTTAGTACTCGCAGTTTCAATTTTGAAGGAAACGAATATCAACTGAATTTAATTGGCTTTAGCCAAAACGGTGGAAATACACCTGTTAACAAATTTAGCGTTTTAGAAGGTGATAGAACTACAGCAGGCATTTATGCCAGAATGACTCGGATAACACCAGCAAAACAAACTCCTGAGCCAGCAGGTATTGTTGGATTATCAGTTTTAGGCATCTACCTTGTGACTCATAAGAAATCCTTGGGTGTAAAAAAAAGAATAGGCTAA
- the crcB gene encoding fluoride efflux transporter CrcB produces MNSAISTIFAISLGAIPGALSRYYLTLFFASRFGTAFPYGTFFINITGAFLMGFFTTLTSKFGISQVVQLFVAVGFLGSYTTFSTYALDTSNVLQARGYKTALLYWLGSPLLGFISIELGIWLGRLI; encoded by the coding sequence ATGAATTCTGCTATTTCTACTATTTTTGCCATTAGCTTAGGAGCAATCCCAGGTGCCCTAAGTCGTTATTATCTTACTTTATTTTTTGCGTCTCGCTTCGGGACAGCATTTCCTTATGGAACCTTTTTTATTAATATAACTGGAGCTTTTTTGATGGGTTTTTTTACTACCCTTACATCCAAGTTTGGGATTTCTCAGGTTGTGCAATTATTCGTAGCCGTGGGATTTTTAGGTTCATACACTACTTTTTCTACTTATGCCCTAGACACCTCAAATGTGTTACAAGCTAGGGGCTATAAAACAGCTTTACTTTATTGGTTGGGTAGCCCGTTATTAGGATTTATTAGTATAGAACTGGGAATTTGGTTAGGAAGACTAATATAA
- the crcB gene encoding fluoride efflux transporter CrcB has product MLQNPVIRAAVAISLGAIAGALSRYYLGLWFNQLFGTEFPYSTLIINISGCFVMGLFTTLLIGALRTISLDTRLLVTTGFLGSYTTFSTYELDTAKLLQQGSLEIGLLYWFCSAVLGMVCFQLGVICANFFQIRNE; this is encoded by the coding sequence ATGCTGCAAAATCCTGTCATTCGCGCCGCTGTTGCAATCAGTCTTGGCGCAATTGCTGGAGCGCTTTCGCGCTATTATCTCGGTTTATGGTTCAATCAGCTTTTTGGTACAGAATTTCCCTACAGCACACTGATTATTAACATCAGTGGTTGTTTTGTGATGGGTTTGTTTACCACATTGTTAATAGGAGCATTAAGAACAATTTCTCTTGATACCCGACTGCTAGTCACCACCGGCTTTTTAGGGTCTTATACTACGTTTTCAACTTATGAGTTAGATACAGCCAAGCTGCTTCAACAAGGTAGCTTAGAAATTGGTTTGCTCTACTGGTTTTGTAGTGCTGTATTAGGAATGGTATGTTTTCAGTTAGGAGTCATCTGCGCTAATTTTTTCCAGATTAGAAACGAATGA
- the chlP gene encoding geranylgeranyl reductase: MTLRVAVVGSGPAGSSAAETLAKAGIETYLFERKLDNAKPCGGAIPLCMVSEFDLPPNIIDRQVRKMKMISPSNREVDINLVNEDEYIGMCRREVLDGYLRDRAAKLGANLINATVHKLDFPTNSTDAYTIHYLDHTEGGALGISKTLKVDVIIGADGANSRIAKEMDAGDYNYAIAFQERIRLPKDKMVYYEDLAEMYVGDDVSPDFYAWVFPKYDHVAVGTGTMQVNKARIKQLQAGIRARAARKLIGGQIIKVEAHPIPEHPRPRRVVGRIALIGDAAGYVTKSSGEGIYFAAKSGRMCAETIVETSNGGSRIPTEADLKLYLKRWDRKYGLTYKVLDLLQTVFYRSDATREAFVEMCDDRDVQRLTFDSYLYKTVVPANPITQMKITAKTIASLLRGNALAP; encoded by the coding sequence TTGACACTACGGGTTGCTGTTGTTGGGTCCGGTCCAGCTGGTTCGTCAGCTGCAGAAACGCTAGCCAAAGCCGGAATTGAAACCTACCTCTTTGAGCGCAAGCTAGACAATGCTAAGCCATGTGGAGGTGCAATTCCCCTGTGCATGGTGAGTGAATTTGACCTGCCGCCGAATATCATTGATCGTCAAGTGCGCAAGATGAAAATGATTTCACCCTCAAATCGTGAGGTTGATATCAATCTAGTAAATGAAGATGAATATATAGGAATGTGCCGCCGTGAGGTGCTGGATGGTTACCTGCGCGATCGTGCGGCAAAACTAGGGGCAAATCTCATTAATGCCACTGTTCATAAACTCGATTTTCCCACCAATAGTACAGACGCCTATACCATTCATTACCTAGATCATACAGAAGGTGGTGCTCTGGGTATTTCTAAAACTCTGAAAGTAGATGTGATTATTGGGGCAGATGGGGCGAATTCCCGCATTGCGAAGGAAATGGATGCTGGGGATTATAATTATGCGATCGCCTTCCAAGAGCGTATTCGTCTACCCAAAGACAAAATGGTCTACTATGAAGACCTCGCGGAAATGTATGTCGGCGACGATGTGTCTCCTGACTTCTACGCTTGGGTGTTCCCCAAATACGACCACGTAGCAGTGGGTACTGGTACGATGCAGGTTAATAAAGCCCGCATCAAACAATTGCAAGCTGGTATCCGTGCCCGTGCTGCCCGTAAGCTGATTGGTGGTCAAATTATTAAAGTAGAAGCACACCCCATTCCGGAACATCCTCGTCCTCGTCGCGTTGTCGGAAGAATCGCTTTGATAGGTGATGCTGCTGGTTACGTGACCAAATCGTCTGGTGAAGGCATTTATTTTGCTGCTAAGTCCGGACGGATGTGTGCCGAAACTATCGTAGAGACATCCAACGGTGGTAGCCGCATTCCTACAGAAGCGGATCTGAAGCTGTACTTGAAGCGCTGGGATCGCAAATACGGACTCACCTACAAGGTGCTGGATCTCCTACAAACCGTATTTTATCGTTCTGACGCCACCCGTGAAGCTTTTGTAGAAATGTGTGATGATCGCGATGTCCAACGTCTCACTTTTGACAGCTATCTCTATAAGACAGTTGTCCCAGCCAATCCCATCACTCAGATGAAAATTACAGCTAAGACAATTGCTAGCTTACTTCGCGGTAACGCTCTTGCTCCCTAA